From Myxococcales bacterium, a single genomic window includes:
- a CDS encoding TerB family tellurite resistance protein, producing MNRSDMTTPDLPPPKLEALIETMFLAASADGEFSDEEQAHFKNSLESLTSARLSKEELSSLLAQAKKDLDREGRDKRLLSVKARLPEPALRKVALSLAIQVTAADGIIRTSERELILETADALEIDRDEAADLVRTLSP from the coding sequence ATGAACCGCTCCGACATGACCACTCCGGATCTGCCCCCGCCCAAGCTGGAGGCGCTGATCGAAACCATGTTTCTCGCGGCCTCTGCCGACGGCGAGTTCAGCGACGAAGAGCAGGCCCACTTCAAGAACAGCCTCGAGTCCCTGACCAGCGCCCGACTGAGCAAAGAGGAGCTCAGCTCGCTGCTCGCCCAGGCGAAAAAGGATCTCGACCGAGAGGGCCGGGACAAACGACTCTTGTCGGTCAAAGCGCGCCTGCCCGAGCCGGCGCTGCGCAAGGTCGCACTCTCTCTCGCGATCCAGGTGACCGCCGCCGACGGCATCATCCGCACCAGCGAGCGTGAGCTGATCCTCGAGACTGCCGACGCGCTGGAAATCGACCGCGACGAAGCCGCCGATCTGGTTCGGACGCTCAGCCCCTAG
- a CDS encoding amidohydrolase family protein: protein MPVSTRLMLALLGSAFLGACRSEVPLEKRAPEQSAHFVVGGATLPGVGVRDLEIRDGLIVSVGKVEPGLPRVDAAGRYLTPAIIDSHVHLAYLEKTRELARHGVAGAVDLASPKGFLGVSHAPLTLLASGPMITAPHGYPTESWGSAGYGLEVEGAKAAAAAVEELWSLGARVVKVPIDSGPVLDDAALGAVALAAHTRGMKLVAHALGDADAARGAVLGVDVLAHTPVEALSSETASAFKGRAVVSTLSAFGGLTARANLKQLRTAGAVVLYGTDFGNTQVAGPSSREINELVAAGLDGEAVLACMTSAPADYWGFSRLGRIEVGRSASFLLLDRDPLADPSALAAPAEVFIDGVLQRD, encoded by the coding sequence GTGCCCGTCTCGACCCGATTGATGCTCGCTCTCCTGGGCAGCGCGTTCCTCGGTGCATGTCGCAGCGAGGTCCCGCTCGAGAAGCGCGCACCAGAGCAGAGCGCGCACTTCGTCGTGGGGGGCGCAACCCTGCCTGGGGTCGGGGTGCGTGACCTCGAGATCCGCGATGGCCTCATCGTCAGCGTGGGCAAGGTCGAACCCGGGCTGCCGCGCGTCGACGCGGCCGGTCGTTACCTGACTCCGGCGATCATCGACAGTCACGTACACCTGGCCTACCTCGAAAAGACACGAGAGCTGGCTCGACACGGGGTTGCCGGCGCCGTCGATCTGGCGTCGCCGAAGGGTTTCCTGGGTGTCTCCCACGCACCGCTCACGCTGCTCGCCTCCGGGCCGATGATCACTGCGCCCCACGGTTACCCGACCGAGAGCTGGGGCAGCGCGGGTTACGGGCTCGAGGTAGAAGGCGCGAAAGCGGCGGCGGCCGCGGTGGAAGAGCTCTGGTCGCTCGGTGCTCGCGTCGTGAAGGTGCCGATCGATTCGGGTCCCGTGCTCGACGACGCGGCGCTCGGAGCGGTGGCGCTGGCGGCGCACACGAGAGGCATGAAACTCGTCGCGCACGCGCTCGGCGATGCCGACGCTGCGCGTGGGGCTGTGCTTGGGGTGGACGTGCTCGCTCACACTCCGGTCGAGGCGCTCTCCAGCGAGACGGCCAGCGCCTTCAAGGGCCGCGCGGTCGTGAGCACACTCTCCGCCTTCGGCGGTCTCACCGCGCGTGCGAACCTGAAGCAGCTGCGCACCGCGGGCGCCGTGGTGCTCTACGGGACCGACTTCGGCAACACGCAGGTTGCGGGCCCAAGCAGCCGCGAGATCAACGAGCTCGTCGCGGCGGGTCTCGATGGGGAAGCCGTGCTGGCCTGCATGACCTCGGCACCGGCGGACTACTGGGGGTTTTCCCGGCTCGGGCGCATCGAGGTGGGACGGAGCGCGAGCTTTCTGCTGCTCGATCGCGATCCGCTCGCCGACCCCTCGGCGCTCGCCGCACCGGCTGAGGTGTTCATCGACGGGGTCTTGCAGCGGGACTAG